A window of Cetobacterium somerae ATCC BAA-474 genomic DNA:
ATATGCTGGAGAAGATGGAAATGATGCGGCAAATAATAAAAAACTAATAGAGAACTTACAAGGGATAGAGAATAGAAAAGCAAAATTTGTGACTGTGATAACTTTAGGAAAACCAAATGGAGAGTATCACTCATTTAGAGGTGAAATAGAGGGAGTAATTATAGATGAAGCTAGAGGAAAAGAAGGCTTTGGATATGATCCTCATTTCTATTTACCAGAGTATGATAAAACATTTGCTGAGATGCCTGAAATAAAAAATCAAATTAGCCATAGAGCAAAAGCTTTAGAAGCTTTAAAAAATGGAATTGATAAAATATTAAATATAGGCTAACCTAAATGGGTTAGCTTTTTTTAAGACAAAAGTTATTAGGGAGATAAGATGTACTTAAAAGGTGTAGAAATTTATGGATTTAAGTCTTTCGGTGAAAGAATAAGAATAGATTTTGATGGAGGAATAACCTCTATTGTTGGACCAAACGGAAGTGGAAAATCAAATATATTAGATGGAATATTATGGGTTTTAGGAGAACAATCTTATAAAAATATAAGAGCTAAAGAGAGTAAAGACATTATATTTTCTGGTGGAGAGGGAAAAAAGCCTGCAAATTATGCAGAAGTTTCTCTTTTTATAGACAATAGAGATAACTTTTTTCCAATTGAAGCTGATAGTATAAAAATCACAAGAAAGATGTCTCAAAATGGAGATAACGATTATTTAATCAACGATAAAAAAGTTAGATTAAAAGATATTGGAGAACTATTTTTAGATACTGGAGTTGGAAAAAGTGCTTATTCTGTAATAGGACAAGGAAAAGTAGAAAGAATAATTTCATCTTCAAATAAAGAGATAAAAAGTATAATAGAGGAAGCTGCTGGAGTAAAGAAGTTTCAACAGAAAAAAATGGAATCTGAAAAAAGATTAGAAAAAGTTCAAAATGAGCTTGAAAAAATAGAACTAGTTCTAGGTGAGATTGGTGAAAATAGAGCAAGAGTTGAAAAACAATCTAAAAAAGCAGTTGAATATTTAGCTTTAAAAGATGAGAAAAATATTTTACAAAAAGGAGTTTTAACATTTGATTTAAACTCTAAAGATGAAATATTAAAATCAGGAGAAAAAGAGCAAGAAAGACTAGTAACAATAACTTCAACGTTGGAAGAGGAGTTAAAAAAATTAGAGATAGAACTTAATTCAATTGAAAATAGAAGAAAAGAGTTATACTCAAAGATAGAGAATTTTTCAGAAAGTAATACATCTTTAAGGTCTGAGATTGAATCATTAGAAAAAGAAGAGATAAGAGTTAGAGAAAGAATAACATCTTATACAAGAGAATTAAAACAAAAAGAGGAAGAGATTGTTTTAGTAGAAAAAACAGTAGAATCTAAAGATCAGATATTAGTAAAACTAAAAGAGGAAAAAGAGAGAGTAAAAGAAAGAGTTTTAGATATTGAAACAAAAAATAAAGAGTTTGAAAAAGCTATTGAGGATAAAGAAACAAACAAAAGAGATAAAGAGATTAGTATCGAATTAAAAAAGAGAAAAATAATGGATTTAGAAGTTGAAAAGTTAAAACTTTTAAACGAAATCGAAAGTTCTACAAGAAGAATGAAAGGTAGTGAATTCAAGATTTCATCTTTAAAAGAGGAGAAAGAGGGATTCGATAAAAAAATAGAAGAGAATTCGAAAGAGTTAGAGAAAGCTTTAAAAAATAAAGAGTTAAAACAAAAAGAATTGAAAGAAACAGAAGAGAGACAGATAAAATTAGAGCAAGAGATTAGTGATTTAAGTAGAGATATGAATAAAGCTGCTGAATTAGTAAGAAATGCTGAATTTGAAGAAAAAAGAGCCTCTGCTAAACTTCAAGCTCTTTACAGAGTTCAAGAAAGTAATGAAGGATTTTATAAAGGTGTAAAAGAGGTTTTAAATGCTAAGATACCAGGAGTAGAAGGTGCAGTGATATCATTAATAACTGTGCCAGAGAACTATCAAAAGGCAATAGAAGCAGCGATTCCAGGTAATTTGCAGGATATAGTTGTAACAACAAGTGAAGTAGCTAAAAAAGGAATAGAAGTTTTAAAAGAAAAAAAAGCTGGAAGAGCATCGTTTTTAGCTTTAGATACAATTAAAGTTGGTTCAATAAAAGATATTCCTAAAAAAGAGGGTGTTGTAGGAAGAGCATCAGATTTAGTAACTGTAGATAAAAAATATAGTAAAGTATTAGATATGCTATTGGGAAATATTTTAGTTGTAACAGAGGCAGATGTTGCTTTAAAAATCTTAAAAGAAAATAGTTATAGCGGAAATATAGTAACTCTTTCTGGTGAGTTATTAAGCTCTAGAGGAAGAATAACAGGTGGAGAAAATTCAAACTCTATTGTTGCTCAGATTTTTGAAAGAAAAAAAGAGATTAAAACTTTAGAAGATAGCACAAGAGAGATGTCATTAAAATTAAAGGATTGGAATGAAAAAATTCAAGTTATGAGTAAAAAACTTGAGAAGTACGAAGATGAAATAGGCGGAATTGATGCGCTAGAAGATAGTCTAAGAAAACAATCTAAAATAGCAGAGGAGTTATATTTAGATTTAAAATCAAGAAGTGAAAAGCTAGAAAAAGAAAAAAGAGTAGTAGATATTGAGATTCAAGAAGAGGAAAATTATAGTAAAGAGTACGCTAAAAGAGTTGAAAACTCTCAAAGTGAAAAAGAGATAACTGAAAAAATAGTGTCAGATTTAAAAAATGAATTAGATAATGAAAATTCTACAATTCAAATTTTAAATACAGAGATAAATGATTTAAGAAATAAATTTTCAGATATAAGAATACTGTATCTAAATAGTAAAGATAGATTTGTTCAAATTGAAAAAGAAGAAGAGAAAGAAAAAAATGAGCAAAGAGAGCAACAGGAGAAAAAGGATAAAATATCAAATATTTTAATAGAAATAAAAAAAGAACTTGAAAAATTAGAAGAAAAGGCTCATACTATAGCAGAAGATATAAAAAATAAAAATATAAAATTTGAAAATGAAAACCAAGAACTAAAAGATATGAAAAAAGAGGATCATATTTTAGAAGAAAAATCAAAAGATATGATAAAAAATTCAAGAGAAATTGAAACAACTTTATTCAAAGAGAAAGAGATTTTAAATAGAGAGCTAGAAAGAAAGGAGAGAATTTCTAGAGAGATTGAAGAGATTTTAGTTCAATTAGAAGAGTTGCTAGAAGTTGAAGAGTATTCTCTAAAAGAGGAGGATATAAAAGCTTCAAGAACAAAAGTAAGAGAGTTAGAATTAAAATTAAGAGGTTTTGAATCTGTAAATTTACTTTCAATTGAGGAGTTTAAGGAGTTAGACAATAAATATAAATTTATTGATCTACAAAGAGAGGATTTAGTAAAAGGAGAGAAAAGTTTATCTCTTTTAATAAAAGAGATTGACCAAACAATTGAAGAGAAATTCTATGAAGCTTATGAGGAGATAAATAAAAACTTTAATGAGATGTGTATAGAGACATTAGATAACTCAGAAGGAAAGTTATCACTTCATAATGGAGAAGATTTCCAAAATTGTGGTGTTGAAATATCGGTAAAGTACAAAAATAAAAAAAGACAAGCTCTTTCACTGCTTTCTGGTGGAGAAAAGTCAATGGTTGCAATAGCATTTATAATGGCAATATTTATGTATAAACCTAGTCCATTTACATTCTTAGATGAGATTGAGGCTGCTCTTGATGAAAAAAATACCAGAAAATTAATTGGAAAATTAAAAGAGTTTACTGATAGATCTCAATTTATTTTAATAACTCATAATAAAGAAACTATGAAAGCATCAGATTCTCTATATGGAGTAACAATGAATAAAAAAATAGGAATTTCTAAATTAGTTCAAGTAAAAATTTAGTAAAGAGAGGAAAAAATGAGACTTTTATCGTATATATATTTTTTAATAACCTCAATACGAAATTGGCTTTACGATAAAAGGTATCTTAAAATAAATGAGATACCAGATGTTGATATTTTATGTATAGGGAATATAACTGTTGGAGGTACTGGTAAAACTCCAGCAGTTCAATTCTTTGCAAAAAAACTTCTGAAAATGGGGAGAAAAGTTGCTATAGTATCAAGAGGATATAGAGGAAAAAGAAAAATTGATCCATTAGTGGTAAGTGATGGAAAAAAAATATTAGTTACATCTAAAGAGAGTGGAGACGAGCCTTATATCCATGCTTTAAATTTAAAAATGCCTGTTATAGTTGGAAGAAATAGATATGAGGCTTGTAAATTAGCAGTGGAAAAGTTTGGAGTAGACACAATAATATTAGATGATGGTTTTCAGCATAGAAAACTAAAGAGAAATAGAGATATTGTATTGATTGATGCAACAAATCCTTTTGGCTGGGGAGCGTTATTACCTAAAGGAACTTTAAGAGAGGACTTTCAAAAAGGTGGAGAGAGAGCAAGTGAATTTATAATAACAAAATCAGATTTAATATCTGAAAGTGATTTAGAGACATTAAAAAGATTTTTAAAAGTGAAATTTAAAAAGTCAGTTTCAGTTGCTAAACATGGAGTGACTTCATTGTGTGATATAAAAGGAAATGCAAAGCCATTATTTTGGGTAGCAGGAAAAAGAGTTCTTCTTTTTTCAGGTCTTGCAAATCCACTTAATTTTGAAAAGACAGTAATTTCTTTAAATCCAGAGTACATAGAAAGAGTAGATTTTATGGATCACCATGATTTTAAAGAGAAAGACTTTGATGTTATAAAGAAAAGAGCGAAAGCGATGGATGCAGATTTTATAATAACAACAGAAAAAGATTTAGTAAAACTTCCTAAAGGATTAGAAATGGACAATTTATTTGTTCTTAAAATAGAGTTTACAATGTTAGAAGATAATAGTTTAAAAGGATTTGGTGAAATAAATGAAAAATAGAATAGAAAAAAGAGTAGCAAAAGTAATTGAAAATGCGGATACTCTTGACAAAAGAGCCTACTTAACTATAGATTGTGATGGTGTAGTTAAGAGAAAAGAGATGAATTTTTCAATTCCTCTAATGGTATTTTGTGAAAATGATGAGATTTTTGAAAGAGTTTTAAAAGAAGAGAGCAATAAGATAGAGAGAATTAAAGAGAAAAAAATTGAAAGATTATCAAATGTACCTGTTGATAAGTTGAAAGAGAATTTTATGAAGCTAGTGATAAAAGGCGAATTAGAATTTTCTAAAAAATATGGAAAAGAGCTAGCTTTAAAGGATAAAGAGGAGTTTTTGAAAACTCTATTTAATCTATCTCTTATGGATAATATAAACTTTTATAAACCTTTAATGGCTTTAGCTATGAAAGAGATTATAGAAAATATAGGATGGGTAGATGAGATAGGATATCTTGTTATTAGCTATTTTACAAAACAAAGATATGATTTAAGTCAATTAGAAAATGCTATAGAAAATGAAAGTGAGATTACTGAAATTTCTGAAAACATATCATTATTAGCATATAAAAAAGTATTGGAAAGTTATACTTATAAAAATGAAAAGAAATATAGAGCGATGTTATTAAGTGGAGTTAAAAATCAAAATAGACTAACTCAATGGCAAATTGATGATGAAATTTTAAATAGCATAAAGTTTTAAAGGGGGCAACAAGTGTTAAATTATTTTAATATAAAAATGATTAACATTATAGATAATAAATCTGTTTCAAAAAATGAGATATTAAAAATAATGGTATCTAATATGGTTGAAAATAGCGATTTGATTTCTGATAAGGATATATTCTATAAAGAGGTTTTAGAAAGAGAAAATGTAGGAACTACTGGAATTGGAATGGGAGTTGCAATTCCTCATGCAAGAACAGAAGTGGTAAAAGATATTGTAGTATCAGTTGCACTATTAAAGAGACCTGTAAATTTTGATTCATTAGATGGAGAAAAAGTTAAAATAGTAATATTAGTCGGAGCACCAAAAGGTGAAAGTAAAAAGTATTTAGAACTACTTTCGTCATTAGCTAAAATTTTTAGAGATAAAAAAATTAGAGAGAGTATTTTAGAAAGTACTACTACAGAGTGTTTAATTGAAGCTATTGCGGAGATTGGCTAAAGATGAAAATAGGTATATACGGAGGAAGCTTTAATCCTATTCATAATGGTCATATTTATATGGCGAAGTTTATTGTAGATTATTTAAAATTAGATAAACTTATTGTTATACCAGTAGGAACTCCTTCTCATAGAAAAAACACATTAGCGGATGCTACTATGAGATTAAAAATGTGTAAAATAGCATTTGAAAATGAAAAAAAGATAGAGGTTTCAGATATAGAAACTAAATCAAAAGATATCTCATTTACCTATGACACATTATTAAAAATTATTGAAACTTATCCAGGAAATGAGTATTTTGAAATTATTGGTGAAGATTCTGGAGAGTATTTTCATAAATGGAAAAATTATAAAGAAATTTTAAAATTAGCTAAGGTAGTCGTTCTTCAAAGAGAGGGATATAGTACTATATTAAAAGATTCAAATCTTTTACAAGTTAAAAATCCATTTTTAAATTTTTCTTCAACAAGGGTAAGAGAAGCTATTTTAAATGAGGAATCAATAGAAAATATGGTACCAAAAGAGGTAGCAGAGTTCATAAAAGTTAATAAACTATACAAAAAGTAAAAGGAGGTAGCATAAAAACTACCTCTTTTGTTCACTTAGGAACCATTTTTTTTATGGAAAAAATGTTCTAAATATGGTAAAATTTAGTGATTTATTGAGAGGAGAGAAATAATGAGTTTAAGAGTACCAAATCATATAGCAATAATTATGGACGGGAATGGACGTTGGGCAAAGGAAAAGGGAATGCCTAGAACATATGGACATAAAGCTGGAGCAGATACTTTAAGAAAGATATTAACTTCTTGTGGAGAGTTAGGTATAAAATATTTAACAGTTTATGCTTTTTCAACAGAAAATTGGAAAAGAGCAAAGGAAGAAGTGGATACTTTAATGTTTCTTTTCAAAACTTATTTAAAAAATGAAAAAAAATTATTGATGAAAAATAATGTTAAATTTTTAGTTTCTGGAAGAAAAGAGGGTGTTAGCAAAGATCTTCTTGCAGAGATTAGTAAGTTAGAAGAGGCGACAAAAGGAAATACAGGGATAACATTGAATATAGCTTTTAACTATGGAGGGAGAGCTGAATTAGTTGATGCTATAAAAGAGATTGTAAAAAATAATGAAAAAGAGATAACTGAGGAAACTGTAGAAAAATATTTATACAACCAGTTACCAGATCCAGAGTTACTAATAAGAACAAGTGGAGAGATGAGAATTTCTAATTTTTTATTATGGCAAATAGCCTATTCTGAGATATATGTAACAGATACTTATTGGCCAGATTTTAATAAAGATGAGTTAATAAAGGCTATAGAGAGTTATCAAAAAAGAGATAGGCGTTTTGGAGGAGTAAAATAGATGTTAAATAGGATATTAGTAGCTTTAATAGGAATACCACTTTTAATAACAGTATTGTTAAAAGGAGGATTTTTACTATTACTGTTTGTAAACTTTGTTATATTAGTAGGGTTGTTTGAATTTTATAAAATGGCAGAAATTGGTGGGAAAAAACCAGATGTAAATTTAGGGTATATAGCTGGATTGGCTATACCAA
This region includes:
- the smc gene encoding chromosome segregation protein SMC, producing the protein MYLKGVEIYGFKSFGERIRIDFDGGITSIVGPNGSGKSNILDGILWVLGEQSYKNIRAKESKDIIFSGGEGKKPANYAEVSLFIDNRDNFFPIEADSIKITRKMSQNGDNDYLINDKKVRLKDIGELFLDTGVGKSAYSVIGQGKVERIISSSNKEIKSIIEEAAGVKKFQQKKMESEKRLEKVQNELEKIELVLGEIGENRARVEKQSKKAVEYLALKDEKNILQKGVLTFDLNSKDEILKSGEKEQERLVTITSTLEEELKKLEIELNSIENRRKELYSKIENFSESNTSLRSEIESLEKEEIRVRERITSYTRELKQKEEEIVLVEKTVESKDQILVKLKEEKERVKERVLDIETKNKEFEKAIEDKETNKRDKEISIELKKRKIMDLEVEKLKLLNEIESSTRRMKGSEFKISSLKEEKEGFDKKIEENSKELEKALKNKELKQKELKETEERQIKLEQEISDLSRDMNKAAELVRNAEFEEKRASAKLQALYRVQESNEGFYKGVKEVLNAKIPGVEGAVISLITVPENYQKAIEAAIPGNLQDIVVTTSEVAKKGIEVLKEKKAGRASFLALDTIKVGSIKDIPKKEGVVGRASDLVTVDKKYSKVLDMLLGNILVVTEADVALKILKENSYSGNIVTLSGELLSSRGRITGGENSNSIVAQIFERKKEIKTLEDSTREMSLKLKDWNEKIQVMSKKLEKYEDEIGGIDALEDSLRKQSKIAEELYLDLKSRSEKLEKEKRVVDIEIQEEENYSKEYAKRVENSQSEKEITEKIVSDLKNELDNENSTIQILNTEINDLRNKFSDIRILYLNSKDRFVQIEKEEEKEKNEQREQQEKKDKISNILIEIKKELEKLEEKAHTIAEDIKNKNIKFENENQELKDMKKEDHILEEKSKDMIKNSREIETTLFKEKEILNRELERKERISREIEEILVQLEELLEVEEYSLKEEDIKASRTKVRELELKLRGFESVNLLSIEEFKELDNKYKFIDLQREDLVKGEKSLSLLIKEIDQTIEEKFYEAYEEINKNFNEMCIETLDNSEGKLSLHNGEDFQNCGVEISVKYKNKKRQALSLLSGGEKSMVAIAFIMAIFMYKPSPFTFLDEIEAALDEKNTRKLIGKLKEFTDRSQFILITHNKETMKASDSLYGVTMNKKIGISKLVQVKI
- a CDS encoding PTS sugar transporter subunit IIA, which encodes MLNYFNIKMINIIDNKSVSKNEILKIMVSNMVENSDLISDKDIFYKEVLERENVGTTGIGMGVAIPHARTEVVKDIVVSVALLKRPVNFDSLDGEKVKIVILVGAPKGESKKYLELLSSLAKIFRDKKIRESILESTTTECLIEAIAEIG
- a CDS encoding XTP/dITP diphosphatase; amino-acid sequence: MKIFLATGNKKKIDEMSKILSGLDFEILSIKDGIEIPEVIEDGDTFEENSKKKALEIAKFTNMITISDDSGLCVEALNGEPGVYSARYAGEDGNDAANNKKLIENLQGIENRKAKFVTVITLGKPNGEYHSFRGEIEGVIIDEARGKEGFGYDPHFYLPEYDKTFAEMPEIKNQISHRAKALEALKNGIDKILNIG
- the nadD gene encoding nicotinate (nicotinamide) nucleotide adenylyltransferase; amino-acid sequence: MKIGIYGGSFNPIHNGHIYMAKFIVDYLKLDKLIVIPVGTPSHRKNTLADATMRLKMCKIAFENEKKIEVSDIETKSKDISFTYDTLLKIIETYPGNEYFEIIGEDSGEYFHKWKNYKEILKLAKVVVLQREGYSTILKDSNLLQVKNPFLNFSSTRVREAILNEESIENMVPKEVAEFIKVNKLYKK
- a CDS encoding isoprenyl transferase, with amino-acid sequence MSLRVPNHIAIIMDGNGRWAKEKGMPRTYGHKAGADTLRKILTSCGELGIKYLTVYAFSTENWKRAKEEVDTLMFLFKTYLKNEKKLLMKNNVKFLVSGRKEGVSKDLLAEISKLEEATKGNTGITLNIAFNYGGRAELVDAIKEIVKNNEKEITEETVEKYLYNQLPDPELLIRTSGEMRISNFLLWQIAYSEIYVTDTYWPDFNKDELIKAIESYQKRDRRFGGVK
- the lpxK gene encoding tetraacyldisaccharide 4'-kinase, which produces MRLLSYIYFLITSIRNWLYDKRYLKINEIPDVDILCIGNITVGGTGKTPAVQFFAKKLLKMGRKVAIVSRGYRGKRKIDPLVVSDGKKILVTSKESGDEPYIHALNLKMPVIVGRNRYEACKLAVEKFGVDTIILDDGFQHRKLKRNRDIVLIDATNPFGWGALLPKGTLREDFQKGGERASEFIITKSDLISESDLETLKRFLKVKFKKSVSVAKHGVTSLCDIKGNAKPLFWVAGKRVLLFSGLANPLNFEKTVISLNPEYIERVDFMDHHDFKEKDFDVIKKRAKAMDADFIITTEKDLVKLPKGLEMDNLFVLKIEFTMLEDNSLKGFGEINEK